CGGCATCAACTGCTGCGTGTCGTCCTGGCGGCGGCCGGAGGACACGATGATCCCGGCCCGCGCCAAGATCACCGGCACCTACGTGAACAGCGCCCTCGCCAAGACCGAGGCCCAGGACAACGGTTTCGACGAGGCCATCATGCTCACCATGGGCGGCCACGTCTCCGAGGGCAGCGGAGAGAACATTTTCCTGGTTGTGAACGGCAAGCTGGTGACGCCGCCGGCCTCCGACTGCATCCTAATGGGCATCACGCGGGAGACGGTCATGACGCTGGCCAGGCAGGAGTTGGGCATCGAGACGGAGGAGCGCTCCATTGGTCGGGCCGAGCTGTACACCGCCGACGAGTGTTTCCTCACCGGCACCGCGGCGCACCTGACGCCCGTCTCGACCATTGATCACCGGCCCATCGGCGCGGGCGGCATCGGCCCCGTCACACAGAAGCTGCACAGCCTCTACTTCGACATCATCCGGGGCAAGGTGCCTAAGTACGCAAGCTGGTGCACGCCGGTCTTCGCGAAGGCGCAGAAAGCCAGGGCGTAAGGGAGTCTCCCGGGCGGGGAGGCGAAGGCTCAGCCCCTATGCTGCAAATTGCGCTGGCGGCCCTGGCGGCGTACCTCCTGGGGTCAATCCCCACCGCATATCTGGTGGGCCGCATGTACGGCGTCGACATCCGCAAGCTCGGCGACACGAACGTCGGCGCGGGCAACACACTGCGGCAAGTGGGCAAGCTGGCGGCGGCCATCGTCGCCTTCGCCGACATCGGCAAGGGCGTGGCGGCGGTGCTGCTGGCCCGGGCGCTCGCCGGCGGCGATGTCGGGGCCATGCTGGCGGGCGTGCTGGCCGTGGTGGGACACAACTGGCCGGTCTTCTTGGGTTTCCGCGGCGGACGCGGCGCGGCCACGGGCATGGGCGTCTTCTTCGCCTTCTCCTGGTACCAGGCGCTCACCGTCATTCTGTTCCCGCTCGCCATCCTCATTTTCCTGCTGTTCCGCCGTGGCACCTACGCTGCGCTGGCCGTCTTTGCACCCCAGCCGGTGCTGTACCTGCTCCGCTATTTGGCGGGACCATTGCCCATCCCTGAGCAGATAGTCCCCGCGCTGTCGCTTCCCGTCGTCCTCTACTCCGGCATACTGCCCTTGTTCATCCTGATGGTGCACGTGGGGCGCAGCCTGGAGCTGCGGCGTGAGCGTCGGCGCAGGAAGCCGGGCGCCGGAAGATCCGGGCCGTGAAGCGGCGCTCTCCCTGTTGTGCTCATGCTGTTGCGGGCCGCGCCCAGGACCCAGCTTGAGTCGGACGTGATAGCGAAGGCGCTGGATCTCCAGTTCCCCTCGCGGGAGGCGGGACGGCAGCTTGATACGGCGGTCAACTGGGGACGCTACGCCGAGCTTTTCTCCTACGATGACAGCTCCGGCTTGCTGCGCATGGAGGCCAACGGGACCGCGCAGGCCGGGTAGGGACGCGTATCCGACGTTTGTCGTCTCCGGATACAGATTATGCGTGCTGTTGACATGACCTTGAGTGGATGTACAATTAGTTCGTCGTAAAGGAGGTGCAATCGTGAGAACTGGTGTTGCTTCTTTTGTGTCTGCCCGCGCCATGGCAATCGTCGTTGCTCTTGCCACCGTCGCCGCCGCGTGCGCACCCACCGCAGCGCCTGCGCCTGCCGCCCCGGCGGCTGGGCAGCCCGCTCCCGCCGCGACGAAGGCGCCTGCGCCTGTCGCCAGCCCGGCGGCTGCCCAGCCAAAATACGGCGGGACGCTTAAACTCATTCAGGCCATAGACCCGGCCAGCCTGGACCCACATCAGGATGTGAATGCCCACGTGTACACTGCCCCCGCGTACAACCTGCTCGTCCAGTATGATGGGACGGAAGGTAAGAAAATAGTCCCGGATATAGCCGAAAGCTGGGACGTCAGTCCGGACGGCAAAACATATACGTTCAAAATCCGCAGGGGCCCCGTCTTCCACGATGGGCGGCCGCTGACGGCGGACGATGCGACGATTACTCTGGAGAGGCTCATCCGGCCTCCGAAGGGGGTTCGCAGTCAGCTCGCGTTTCTTCTGGGGCCGGCTACCGATTCCATTGAGCGCGTGGATGACTCCACCGTCCGAGTGAAGCTCAAGTACGCCTTCTCGTCCTTTATGGCGGGCCTCGCCATTGACTACGCACCCATCTACCCGAAGCACGTTGTCGAGCAGAACGGCGACATGAAGAAGACGATGGTGGGCACCGGCCCGTTCAAACTCAAGAGCTACACGCCCGGCATTGGTGTGGAACTGGTGAAGAACCCGGACTATTGGGTGAAGGGCCGCCCGTACCTGGACGGCATCACGTTCGTCCTCATCCAGGACTCGGCGACGCGTCTCGCGGCCGTCCGAACGCATCAGGTCAACATGACAGGCAAGATATTCGAGGCGTTCAGCCCCGCGGATGTTGAGACCATCAAGAAGGACGCACCCACGGTGACGTTCATCCCCGTGCGCTCCACGCCAGGCCCTTGGCTGTTCATGAACAGCCGCAAGTCCCCGTTTAGCGACCAGCGTGTCCGCAGGGCCGTGAGTCTGGCGATAGACCGGGACGCCGCCATCAAGGTGATTGCCCAGGGGAGTGGCAAGCTGGGCGAATACTTCAACATTCTGGAGGGATGGGGTCTCACGGACCAGGAGCTCAGACAGATCCCGGGATATTCCACAAGCAAGAATGCGGAGCGCGAGCAGGCGAAGAAGCTCCTGGCGGACGCCGGATACGCCAACGGCTTCGACCTCTCTATCCTCTCCCGGACGAACACGCTCAATCAGACGGCCTCCACGTTCGTCACCGGACAGCTCCAGACTATTGGCGTCAGGGCGAAGGTTGAAGTGCTGGAGGATGGTGTCTTCTTCTCCCGCGGCGGGAACGGGGACTTCCAGACGATGCTGTTTACGCCTGCCATCCTTGTGGCTGACCCCATCTGGCAGGGACGCTACTTCATTCCCGGCGGGACGCTGGACTTCACCGGCAACGAGGTTGACGAAAAGCTGAAAGACCTCTGGCTGAAGCAGGCCCAGGAAACCAACGACGCCAAGAGGCGCGAGCTGATCAAGGATATCTCTCGCCATTCTCTGGACCAGGCTCACGCTCTGCCTCTTGTCTGGCCGGACGTCTTCACCGCGTACTGGCCGGAGGTGCACGGGGTTGTGCTGGCTGTGACGGACTACGCGGCCAACCGCTTCGACAACGTCTGGCTCAGTCAGTAGCAAACAAGTCTGGAGGAAGGTGGTTATGGACATGACGAAGGTGGGGTGGCCCTTCCCACCCATGGAGTTCGAGCCGGAACTCGCAAAGACGGCGCTCCTCATCATAGACATGCAGTACTGCGACGCGCACCCTGACTACGGCCTGGGCAAGGCCATTGAGGCATGTCGTCCCGGGGCTGGCGCCTATTACTTCGACCGCCTGAAGAAGACGACGATCCCGAGTATCCAGCGTTTTCTCAGGTTCTTTCGGGACAACAAGTTGCGTGTCGTCCACCTCACCATAGGTCGGTGGGCGGAGGACGGTAGCGACATGACCCGGGTGTACAAGTGGAAGGATGCCTTCCGTAGCAGGGTTTCCGGCACGAAGTCGGCGGCCCTTCCCCTGTTCGGTAGCTTTGAGCACCAAATCCTGGAGGAGGTCAAGCCCCTTCCCGGAGAGCTGGTGGTGAACAAGAACACCAGCGGCGCGTTCAGCGGTAGCAACCTGGACACGGTCCTCAATAACATGGGTGTGGAGTACCTTGTCGCCACCGGTGTCGTCACCAACGGCTGCGTGGAGTCTACCGTGCGCGCCGCCGTGGACAGGGGATTCTTCACCATCCTGGTGGACGACGCCTGCGCCGCGCACTCGCCGGACGTCCACGAGGCGACGATGAAAACGTTCCGCCACTACAGCGGCATGGTGAAGACCACGGACGAGACGCTACGCATCTTATCGAGTAACCTGCCAAAGATGGCGGCGCGGGCGTAGCCTCCTGGCATCCGCCGCATACATCACGGAACACGGAGAGGCCCGAACAGCACGCTGTTCGGGCCTCTCTACACATCACTGCGGCGGCTACAGGTTCGCTACATCCCCGGACTTCATGACGATGACCTTGGTCTCCGGTGACTCTTCCTTCATCCACTTCTTGAACTCGCGGGGCTTGTCCGGCGTGCAGAAGTGGGTCGGCACCGCGGCCTTCAGGTGCATCCACTTGCACACCATGGCGGCCTCCCGCGGCCACAGCTCCGTGCCGGAGTGCGGCGTGGCGTTCCCCACCGGGATGAGGCCGATCTGCGGATGGTACAGCTCGCCGAAGAGGCGGATGTCCGAGAAGATGGACGTGTCGCCGGGATGGTAGAAGGCCGGGTCGTTGCCCGTGCTGAAGATAAAGCCTACGGACATGCCCATGAGCAGCTCATTGCCGGACTGGAAGCGGGAGAGGTGCTGGCTCTGGACCACGCGCACGTGCACGTCCTTGAACTCATGCACGAAGCCCCACACGGCGGTTTTCAGGCGCTCGCTGGAGATGCCGTTGTTGCGCAGGTGCTGGATGACGGCGGGCTCGGAGATGACGGTGCACTTGCTGCGCTTGCAGATTTCCAGGGTGTCGCCCATGTGGTCGCGGGCGCCGTGCGTGACCAGGACGAGATCTGGAGGGGTCAGCTCTTCCACCTTGATGGTGCTGGTGATGTTCCCTGTGATATAGGGGTCAATGATGACGCGGGTACCCGCCCGGGAGACGATTTCAAACCCTGAGTTGCCCATGTACCTGACTTGTCTCTTGGTTGGCATTCTGCCCCCTTTCGTTGCGCTTAGACCGTCTGCGGTGGCGCTGTCCCGCCCGCTGGCCGAAGTCGCTGGCTGGCGGGCTATTTCACCTCTGGCTCGATCAACCCGTAGGTGCCGTCCGCGCGGCGATAGACGACGTTGAATTGGTTCGACTCGGAGTTATGGAACATGAAGAAGTCGTGGCCGAGCAGGTCCATCTGCTCCACGGCCTCCTCGGGCGGCATGGGCTTCATGACAAACCGCTTGACGCGGGCGAAGAGGGGCGCGGCCCGCTCGGTCGCCGCCGCTGGCGCGGGCTTGCTCAGCCCGGGCGGGGGGCGCTGCTCGCTCAGGTAGTGCTTGCCCTTGAATCGCTCAAGGCGGCGCTCCACGGTGTCCACGACTGTGTCCACGGCGACGAAGGCGGTGCTGGCCCGCTCCTGGCCGCGCAGAATCCTGCCGTTGATGTTGAGCGTGACCTGGACGATGTACCGGTTGACTTGGGACTTGGTGTCCTCCTGGGTGACCTCTACTTCGATGGTGCTGATGCTGGGCAGGTGGCGGTCCAGCCTGCGGACCTTCTTCTCAATGTAGTCCTGGATGCGCGGGGTCAGCTCCATGTTCTTGCCGTGAACGTTCAGTTGCGCCATTGCCACACTCTCTGCCAAAAGTCCAGGGGCGTCCGAGCGCCCGCGACGGAGCGCCTACGAATTCTGATTCTACGCGACACCACGCGCTCCCGCAACTGCCGCCGCCTTGCATCGTCCAGCCGACCCCCGTATGATGGGGCGCTGCTGGGAGACGCCGCGCGCACGCGCATCCCCGCGGACGCGGAGGCAGGGAAATGAGGACATCCCCGTTGGAAGCGCAGACCCGTCACGCCGCATGGCCTCGTGCTCTGGCGTCGGCGGCGCTGGACCTGCTCTTCCCTCCCCGCTGCGTGGCGTGCGGGCGCGGTGGCTCCTTCCTCTGCGCTGTTTGCCTCACCCTCGCGACGCCCGTGCCGGAGCCGCGGTGCGACCTCTGCGGCCAGCCCATCGCCGGCGGCCCGCTGTGCGGCCGTTGCGCCGAGTCGCCGGTCGCGGGCAGCGGGTTGCGCTCCGTTTTCGTGTACGCAGGCCCCGTCCAGGCCGCCGTCCGGGCGCTCAAGTACCATAACATGCGCGTCGTGGCCTCCCCGCTGGGCGTAGAGATGGCCCGCTATCTCCAGGCCTGGGGCGTCGAGCTGGACATTGTCGTGCCCGTGCCGTTGCACCCGCGCCGCCTGCGGGAGCGCGGCTACAATCAGGCGGAGTTGCTGGCCCGTGCTCTGTGGAAAGAGACAGGCCTGTCCGTGCAGCCCGAAGCCCTTGCCCGCGTGCGGGACACGCCCGCTCAGGCCAGGGCGCCCAGCGCCGTCGAGCGGCGACGCAACGTGACGGGGGCCTTCTCGGCCCGCGAGGTGGTCCGAGGCAGGCGCGCGCTGCTGGTGGACGATGTCTGCACCACCGGCGCGACCCTCTCCGCCTGCGCGGAGGCGCTTCTGGCGGCGGGCGCGGCGCACGTGTGGGGGCTGACCGTGGCGCGCGAGCCGTAGGGCCCCGTCTAGGCGGCCTGCGCCTCCCGACGGAACACGAGGAGGTGCTCGTACACCGGGCAGCACCAGTCGGACGCCTTCGTCGGGTCCTCTTTCGCGGCCATGCGCAGGACTGCCTCCGCCGCCGCGCACAGGGGCGGGTGCGCGCTCCCTCCGGACGTCATCGTGACGACAGCGCCCTTCTTGTAGCCCAGAGGGCAGACTCCGCGGGTGTCCACCACGCGGAACGCGAGGGGAGCGGCCTGCACGGCCACGCCACTGGGGCGAAGGATCGCGCTCGTCGGCGCCTGCCGCAGGGCCGTTGCCTGAGGCTGCGCGGCTGGCGCGGCTGCGGTCCGGGAGCGCCGGTACACCAGATATGCGGCCGCCACGGCGAGCACATACGTAATCCCTGGTATGATGGCGACGAGCCATCCCCTCGACAGCGCCACCCCCACAATGACCGCCACGACCAGGAAGCCCGCCAGCGTCACCAGTTCCGCCAGTCCGAAACGGGACCGTCCGTCTTGCATCGCGTACCTCCTTCGTTCACCTCATCCTCGCCCCACGTCCGGCAATTCCACGGACACGTGCGGAGCAGGACAAGACGTATCGTCGTGCGGATGCGCTCCGCGATTACATGTATAGTGCGGAAAAGGTCGTCGCGTCAAGCACTAAAGTAAGCGCATGACGCAATGCTATCGGAGCAAGCATTACGGCCAATAGTGGCACCCCTCGGCGCGCCTTGACGCTCCCAACGGACGGCCCTATGATGAGACGGCTGTCGGGCCGCAAGCTCCGCTCAGGAGACACACCTGTCCATGACCTACGAGACGCTGGACGTGCGCCGGGACGGCCACGTGGCCACCATCGCGCTGGCGCGGCCGCGCGCCGGCAACGCCGTGAACGCAGTCATGGCCGAGGAGATGCGGGACGCCTGCCGCCGCCTGTATGAGGATGACGCCGTGCGGGCCGTCCTGCTCACCGCTCAGGGTCGTTGCTTCTGCGTGGGCGCCGATCCCGCGGAAGAGAAGCGGCTGCTGAAGGCGCGGTCGCCCGCGCGGGCGGAGGCCATCATGGCGCGGCTGTCCGTCGCGTCGTCCATCGCGTCGCTGGACCGGCCCGTGGTCGCGGCCATTCAGGGCGACGCCCTCGGCCAGGGGCTGGAGCTGGCCCTCGCGTGCGACATTCGCATCGCGGCGTCGGGTGCGCGCTTCGCCATGCCGCAAGTCGAGCGGGGCGTCGTGCCGTGGGACGGGGGCACGCAGCGGCTTCCGCGCGTTGTGGGGCAGAGCGCCGCCCAGGGGCTGCTGCTCGGAGGGCAGACCCTCACGGCACGGGACGCGCTGCGCGTCGGGCTGGTGACGCAGGTTGTCCCGGCCAAAAGCCTCGCGGATGCGGCGCACGCCGTGGCCGAGCGCTTGGCGGGCTACGCGCCCTTCGCGACGCGCTATCTGAAGGAGACAGTGCTGCACGGGCTGGACATGACGCTGGATCAGGGGCTGCGTCTGGAGGCGGACCTCTCCACGCTGCTGCAGACCACCCGCGACCGCGCGGAGGGCATTCGCGCCTTCTTCGAGAAGCGCACGCCGAAGTTCGAGGGACGGTAGGTCTGCCTTGCTAACGGACTCCATCGAGGAGATTCCTCGTCCTTCGTCGGAACGCCTCGGAGTGCCAGCGGGTCAAAGCGAGGC
This region of Dehalococcoidia bacterium genomic DNA includes:
- a CDS encoding branched-chain amino acid transaminase; translated protein: GIRGNWNAEDGQMYLFRVPDHYARLHRSCRILKIKLANSVEELSRITVDIVAKSAFQEDVYVRPLAYKSQEYVGVRLHNLEDDFLVFVTPFGAYLDTTRGINCCVSSWRRPEDTMIPARAKITGTYVNSALAKTEAQDNGFDEAIMLTMGGHVSEGSGENIFLVVNGKLVTPPASDCILMGITRETVMTLARQELGIETEERSIGRAELYTADECFLTGTAAHLTPVSTIDHRPIGAGGIGPVTQKLHSLYFDIIRGKVPKYASWCTPVFAKAQKARA
- a CDS encoding glycerol-3-phosphate acyltransferase, with protein sequence MLQIALAALAAYLLGSIPTAYLVGRMYGVDIRKLGDTNVGAGNTLRQVGKLAAAIVAFADIGKGVAAVLLARALAGGDVGAMLAGVLAVVGHNWPVFLGFRGGRGAATGMGVFFAFSWYQALTVILFPLAILIFLLFRRGTYAALAVFAPQPVLYLLRYLAGPLPIPEQIVPALSLPVVLYSGILPLFILMVHVGRSLELRRERRRRKPGAGRSGP
- a CDS encoding AAA-associated domain-containing protein codes for the protein MLLRAAPRTQLESDVIAKALDLQFPSREAGRQLDTAVNWGRYAELFSYDDSSGLLRMEANGTAQAG
- a CDS encoding ABC transporter substrate-binding protein, giving the protein MRTGVASFVSARAMAIVVALATVAAACAPTAAPAPAAPAAGQPAPAATKAPAPVASPAAAQPKYGGTLKLIQAIDPASLDPHQDVNAHVYTAPAYNLLVQYDGTEGKKIVPDIAESWDVSPDGKTYTFKIRRGPVFHDGRPLTADDATITLERLIRPPKGVRSQLAFLLGPATDSIERVDDSTVRVKLKYAFSSFMAGLAIDYAPIYPKHVVEQNGDMKKTMVGTGPFKLKSYTPGIGVELVKNPDYWVKGRPYLDGITFVLIQDSATRLAAVRTHQVNMTGKIFEAFSPADVETIKKDAPTVTFIPVRSTPGPWLFMNSRKSPFSDQRVRRAVSLAIDRDAAIKVIAQGSGKLGEYFNILEGWGLTDQELRQIPGYSTSKNAEREQAKKLLADAGYANGFDLSILSRTNTLNQTASTFVTGQLQTIGVRAKVEVLEDGVFFSRGGNGDFQTMLFTPAILVADPIWQGRYFIPGGTLDFTGNEVDEKLKDLWLKQAQETNDAKRRELIKDISRHSLDQAHALPLVWPDVFTAYWPEVHGVVLAVTDYAANRFDNVWLSQ
- a CDS encoding isochorismatase family cysteine hydrolase, which codes for MDMTKVGWPFPPMEFEPELAKTALLIIDMQYCDAHPDYGLGKAIEACRPGAGAYYFDRLKKTTIPSIQRFLRFFRDNKLRVVHLTIGRWAEDGSDMTRVYKWKDAFRSRVSGTKSAALPLFGSFEHQILEEVKPLPGELVVNKNTSGAFSGSNLDTVLNNMGVEYLVATGVVTNGCVESTVRAAVDRGFFTILVDDACAAHSPDVHEATMKTFRHYSGMVKTTDETLRILSSNLPKMAARA
- a CDS encoding metal-dependent hydrolase codes for the protein MPTKRQVRYMGNSGFEIVSRAGTRVIIDPYITGNITSTIKVEELTPPDLVLVTHGARDHMGDTLEICKRSKCTVISEPAVIQHLRNNGISSERLKTAVWGFVHEFKDVHVRVVQSQHLSRFQSGNELLMGMSVGFIFSTGNDPAFYHPGDTSIFSDIRLFGELYHPQIGLIPVGNATPHSGTELWPREAAMVCKWMHLKAAVPTHFCTPDKPREFKKWMKEESPETKVIVMKSGDVANL
- the raiA gene encoding ribosome-associated translation inhibitor RaiA; this encodes MAQLNVHGKNMELTPRIQDYIEKKVRRLDRHLPSISTIEVEVTQEDTKSQVNRYIVQVTLNINGRILRGQERASTAFVAVDTVVDTVERRLERFKGKHYLSEQRPPPGLSKPAPAAATERAAPLFARVKRFVMKPMPPEEAVEQMDLLGHDFFMFHNSESNQFNVVYRRADGTYGLIEPEVK
- a CDS encoding ComF family protein, with amino-acid sequence MRTSPLEAQTRHAAWPRALASAALDLLFPPRCVACGRGGSFLCAVCLTLATPVPEPRCDLCGQPIAGGPLCGRCAESPVAGSGLRSVFVYAGPVQAAVRALKYHNMRVVASPLGVEMARYLQAWGVELDIVVPVPLHPRRLRERGYNQAELLARALWKETGLSVQPEALARVRDTPAQARAPSAVERRRNVTGAFSAREVVRGRRALLVDDVCTTGATLSACAEALLAAGAAHVWGLTVAREP
- a CDS encoding enoyl-CoA hydratase/isomerase family protein; protein product: MTYETLDVRRDGHVATIALARPRAGNAVNAVMAEEMRDACRRLYEDDAVRAVLLTAQGRCFCVGADPAEEKRLLKARSPARAEAIMARLSVASSIASLDRPVVAAIQGDALGQGLELALACDIRIAASGARFAMPQVERGVVPWDGGTQRLPRVVGQSAAQGLLLGGQTLTARDALRVGLVTQVVPAKSLADAAHAVAERLAGYAPFATRYLKETVLHGLDMTLDQGLRLEADLSTLLQTTRDRAEGIRAFFEKRTPKFEGR